In a single window of the Clarias gariepinus isolate MV-2021 ecotype Netherlands chromosome 16, CGAR_prim_01v2, whole genome shotgun sequence genome:
- the gcdhb gene encoding glutaryl-CoA dehydrogenase b, translating to MALRRVCCLLGRPQRCMLTSGLRAQSTVAQTQREAEKGGEKKQVKALKAQFNWRDALNLETLLTEEEIMIRDTFRTYCQEKLMPRILMANRNEVFNREILNEMGELGVLGPTIKGYGCAGTSYVAYGLIAREVERVDSGYRSVMSVQSSLVMHPINAYGTEEQKEKYLPRLARGEILGCFGLTEPNHGSDPGSMETKAKYNASSRTFTLTGSKTWITNSPLADICVVWAKCDDGKIRGFILERGMKGLSTPKIEGKFSLRASSTGMIIMDDIEVPEENLLPNVSGLAGPFGCLNNARYGIAWGALGAAEFCFHAARQYTMDRIQFGVPLARNQLIQKKMADMLTEITLGLHSCLQLGRLIDQKKASPEMISILKRNSCGKALDIARQARDMLGGNGIADEYHIIRHVMNLEAVNTYEGTHDIHALILGRAITGLQAFSVEK from the exons AGGCAGAGAAGGGTGGCGAGAAGAAGCAAGTCAAAGCAT TGAAAGCACAGTTCAACTGGCGTGATGCCCTCAACCTGGAGACTCTGCTGACGGAAGAGGAGATCATGATCCGAGACACATTCCGCACGTACTGTCAAGAAAAACTCATGCCACGTATCCTGATGGCCAACAGAAATGAAG ttTTCAATCGTGAGATTTTGAACGAGATGGGTGAGCTAGGAGTTCTGGGGCCAACCATTAAAG GTTACGGATGTGCTGGAACGAGCTACGTGGCGTACGGACTGATTGCGCGTGAGGTTGAGAGAGTGGACAGCGGGTATCGCTCAGTGATGAGTGTGCAGTCTTCCCTGGTCATGCACCCAATCAATGCCTATGGCACAGAAGAGCAAAAGGAGAAATACCTCCCCAGACTGG CACGGGGAGAGATTTTGGGCTGCTTTGGTCTGACTGAGCCCAATCACGGCAGCGACCCTGGCAGCATGGAGACAAAAGCCAAGTATAATGCGTCCAGCCGAACCTTCACCCTCACAGGATCCAAAACATG GATCACAAACTCTCCTTTGGCTGATATTTGTGTGGTGTGGGCCAAGTGTGACGATGGTAAGATACGTGGTTTTATTCTGGAAAGAGGCATGAAAGGTCTCAGCACTCCCAAAATCGAGGGCAAGTTCTCGCTGCGTGCCTCCTCCACCGGCATGATCATCATGGACGACATAGAGGTGCCAGAGGAGAATCTGCTGCCCAACGTGTCTGGACTCGCG GGTCCATTTGGCTGCTTGAACAACGCTCGCTACGGGATCGCCTGGGGAGCGCTAGGAGCAGCAGAGTTCTGCTTCCATGCAGCACGTCAGTACACAATGGACAG GATCCAGTTTGGGGTTCCACTGGCCAGAAACCAGCTGATACAGAAGAAGATGGCGGACATGCTAACAGAGATAACGCTCGGCCTACACTCCTGTCTGCAGCTGGGCAGGCTCATCGACCAGAAAAA AGCAAGTCCAGAGATGATCTCCATACTCAAAAGGAATAGCTGTGGTAAGGCCCTGGACATTGCCAGACAGGCACGAGACATGTTAGGTGGCAACGGCATCGCTGATGAGTACCACATCATCCGCCATGTCATGAACTTGGAGGCCGTCAACACGTATGAAG GTACTCATGATATCCATGCTCTGATCCTGGGCAGAGCCATCACAGGACTGCAGGCATTCTCTGTGGAGAAGTAA